In uncultured Bacteroides sp., the following proteins share a genomic window:
- a CDS encoding metallophosphoesterase family protein has product MVRIGLLSDTHGYWDEKYLKYFENCDEIWHVGDIGSVEVAEKLAAFRPLRAVYGNIDGQDIRKMYPQINRFNIEGTEVLMKHIGGYPGNYDPSIRGSILVHPPKLFISGHSHILKVKYDKTLGMLHINPGAAGIYGFHKVRTMVRFVIDNGEFKDLEVIELAG; this is encoded by the coding sequence ATGGTAAGAATTGGATTGTTGTCAGATACACACGGATATTGGGATGAGAAGTACTTGAAATATTTTGAAAATTGTGATGAAATCTGGCACGTTGGTGATATAGGATCTGTGGAAGTAGCAGAGAAATTGGCGGCTTTCCGTCCCCTTCGGGCTGTATATGGAAATATTGATGGACAGGATATTCGTAAAATGTATCCTCAGATAAACCGTTTTAACATAGAAGGGACTGAAGTCCTGATGAAGCATATTGGCGGTTATCCTGGAAATTATGATCCTTCTATCCGGGGAAGCATTCTGGTTCATCCTCCAAAGTTGTTTATCAGTGGACATTCTCATATACTTAAAGTAAAGTATGACAAAACCCTTGGTATGCTTCATATTAATCCGGGAGCAGCAGGTATTTATGGGTTTCATAAAGTACGCACTATGGTCCGTTTTGTTATAGATAATGGGGAGTTTAAAGATCTGGAAGTAATTGAACTTGCCGGATAA
- a CDS encoding RNA degradosome polyphosphate kinase — protein sequence MEHLYQYFKRDISWLSFNYRVLLEADDDSLPLYERINFIAIYSSNLEEFYKIRVADHKANVSGARTDEESIQASQQILEDINKEVNRQLEERVRIYQQKILPALRQNNVIFYQSKDVEPFHQEFIRNFFNEEVFPFLQPVLISKGEIVSFLRDNRLYLAVRLYKLNTKVDDPLHEQYFVLKMPYSKVSRFIELPQHEGNYYLMYIEDIIKANIGSIFPGYEVDSCFCVKISRDADILIDDTTSGNIVEQVKKKVKKRKIGAVCRFVYDRLMPNDFLDFLIDAFHINRNELVLGDSHLNLEDLIKLPNPNKLLRINEKPQPMRLNYLNKHSSIFQYVKKKDLLVHFPYHSFEHFIHFLYEATHDPMTTEIMVTQYRVAENSAVINTLISAAQNGKKVTVFVELKARFDEENNLETAEMMQDAGINIIYSIPGLKVHAKVALILRQGEKNICSYAYVSTGNFNEKTAKVYSDIGLFTSNSEIIEDLHTLFLVLEKKIEQPQFKHLLVARFNLIPELTKLINHEIELAEQGKGGKIILKMNALQDQIMIDELYRASEKGVEIELIVRGICCLIPGQPYSKNIRITRIVDSFLEHARIWYFNNGGNPKVFIGSPDWMRRNLYHRIEAVTPILNENLKQEIIEILNIQLKDNQKACFVDSKLRNCFKYNPAEPPIRAQYAIYNFLKDKNSLPLRSN from the coding sequence ATGGAACATCTTTATCAATATTTTAAGCGAGATATCAGTTGGCTATCGTTTAATTATCGTGTCCTTTTGGAGGCCGACGATGATAGTCTTCCGCTCTATGAGCGCATCAATTTTATTGCTATTTATTCTTCGAATCTGGAGGAATTCTATAAAATACGTGTAGCTGATCACAAAGCAAATGTTTCCGGTGCTCGTACAGACGAGGAATCTATACAGGCTTCTCAACAGATACTGGAAGATATCAATAAAGAAGTCAATAGACAGTTGGAAGAAAGAGTACGTATTTATCAGCAGAAAATTCTTCCCGCACTGCGACAAAATAATGTTATTTTCTATCAAAGTAAGGATGTAGAGCCTTTTCATCAGGAGTTTATCCGCAACTTCTTTAACGAAGAAGTTTTCCCTTTCTTGCAGCCCGTACTGATTTCCAAAGGTGAAATTGTTTCTTTCCTGCGAGATAACAGGTTATATCTTGCCGTTCGGTTATATAAACTAAACACCAAAGTTGATGATCCTTTACACGAACAGTATTTTGTACTAAAGATGCCTTATAGCAAGGTATCCCGTTTTATTGAGTTACCTCAACACGAAGGGAATTACTACCTGATGTATATTGAAGATATCATTAAAGCAAATATTGGATCTATTTTTCCAGGTTATGAAGTGGATAGTTGTTTTTGTGTCAAGATTTCACGTGACGCCGATATTCTTATTGATGATACAACTAGCGGAAACATTGTGGAACAAGTAAAAAAGAAAGTAAAAAAGCGCAAAATTGGAGCTGTGTGTCGTTTCGTTTATGACCGCCTTATGCCCAATGACTTTCTGGATTTCCTGATAGATGCCTTTCATATTAACAGAAATGAATTAGTACTGGGAGACAGCCATTTAAATCTGGAAGATTTAATTAAACTACCCAATCCCAATAAACTTCTCAGAATTAATGAGAAGCCTCAACCAATGAGATTAAATTACCTGAACAAACATTCCTCTATTTTTCAGTATGTGAAGAAAAAGGACTTGCTGGTTCACTTTCCATATCATTCCTTTGAGCATTTTATTCATTTCCTCTACGAAGCAACGCATGATCCAATGACTACAGAGATTATGGTTACCCAATACAGAGTAGCGGAAAACTCGGCAGTTATTAACACGCTTATCAGTGCTGCCCAAAATGGGAAAAAGGTAACTGTCTTTGTGGAACTAAAGGCTCGTTTTGATGAAGAGAATAATCTTGAAACGGCAGAAATGATGCAGGATGCCGGTATTAATATTATCTACAGCATTCCTGGACTAAAGGTACATGCCAAAGTGGCTCTGATCCTTAGGCAGGGTGAAAAGAATATATGCAGTTATGCTTATGTGAGTACCGGTAACTTTAATGAGAAAACGGCAAAAGTTTACTCTGATATTGGTCTGTTTACTTCAAACAGTGAAATAATTGAAGATTTGCATACCCTGTTTCTTGTCCTTGAAAAGAAAATAGAGCAGCCTCAGTTCAAACACTTACTGGTTGCGCGGTTTAATTTGATTCCGGAACTCACCAAACTTATCAACCACGAAATTGAACTGGCTGAACAGGGTAAAGGAGGAAAGATCATTCTTAAGATGAATGCTTTGCAAGATCAGATTATGATTGATGAACTTTATCGGGCTTCTGAAAAAGGAGTAGAAATTGAGCTGATTGTGCGCGGCATCTGTTGCCTGATTCCGGGTCAGCCATACAGCAAGAATATCCGCATTACACGTATCGTAGACAGTTTTCTTGAGCATGCCCGTATATGGTATTTCAATAACGGCGGGAATCCAAAAGTATTTATTGGTTCTCCCGACTGGATGCGCCGCAATCTTTATCACCGGATAGAAGCTGTAACACCAATTCTAAATGAGAATCTTAAACAAGAAATTATTGAAATTCTTAATATTCAGCTGAAAGACAATCAGAAAGCCTGCTTTGTTGATTCGAAATTACGAAATTGCTTTAAGTATAACCCTGCAGAACCACCAATTAGAGCACAATATGCAATCTACAATTTTTTGAAAGACAAAAATTCACTACCTTTGCGATCAAATTAG
- a CDS encoding ABC-F family ATP-binding cassette domain-containing protein produces the protein MISVDGLTVEFGGTTLFSDISFVINEKDRIALMGKNGAGKSTLLKILAGVRQPSRGKISVPKESMIAYLPQHLMTEDGRTVFEETSQAFAHIHEMETEIERLNKELETRTDYESDSYMELIENVSALSDKFYSIDATNYEADIDKTLLGLGFAREDFNRQTSDFSGGWRMRIELAKLLLQNPDVLLLDEPTNHLDIESIQWLEDFLITSAKAVILISHDRKFVDNITTRTIELTMGQIYDYKVNYSKYLQLRLERREQQQKAFDNQQKMIADTQEFIDRFKGTYSKTTQVQSRVKMLEKLEILEVDDEDTSALRLKFPPSPRSGNYPVTMDGVGKTYGDKLIFSNASLTIERGDKVAFVGKNGEGKSTLVKCIMKEIEHTGTLTLGHNVQIGYFAQNQASLLDGELTIFQTIDDVAVGEIRNKIRDILGAFMFGGEESTKKVKVLSGGERTRLAMIKLLLEPVNLLILDEPTNHLDLKTKDILKSALKDFDGTLIVVSHDRDFLDGLATKVYEFGNKKVNEHLCGIYEFLEKKKMDSLNELERNK, from the coding sequence ATGATTTCAGTAGACGGATTAACAGTGGAGTTCGGGGGAACTACCCTTTTCAGTGATATTTCTTTTGTGATTAATGAAAAAGACCGTATTGCCTTAATGGGTAAAAACGGTGCGGGAAAGAGTACCTTATTAAAGATTCTTGCCGGCGTACGTCAACCCTCCCGAGGAAAGATATCAGTACCGAAAGAAAGTATGATTGCTTACCTGCCTCAGCACCTGATGACAGAAGACGGACGGACTGTTTTTGAAGAAACGTCTCAGGCTTTTGCTCATATTCATGAGATGGAAACTGAAATTGAGCGTCTCAACAAGGAACTGGAGACAAGAACAGACTATGAGAGTGACAGTTACATGGAACTCATTGAAAATGTATCTGCTTTAAGCGATAAGTTCTACTCCATTGACGCAACTAATTACGAAGCTGATATAGATAAAACACTTTTAGGATTAGGATTCGCACGCGAAGACTTCAACCGTCAGACAAGCGATTTCAGCGGTGGATGGAGAATGCGTATTGAGCTGGCCAAACTCTTACTGCAGAACCCTGATGTTCTGTTACTGGATGAGCCTACCAACCACCTTGATATTGAATCTATTCAATGGTTGGAAGATTTTCTTATTACCAGCGCTAAAGCGGTAATCCTGATTAGTCACGACCGTAAATTTGTGGATAATATAACCACTCGCACCATTGAATTAACTATGGGACAAATTTACGATTATAAAGTAAACTACTCCAAATACCTTCAGCTCCGTCTGGAAAGACGCGAGCAACAACAAAAAGCGTTTGATAATCAACAAAAGATGATTGCCGATACACAGGAATTCATCGACCGCTTTAAAGGCACTTATTCAAAAACCACACAAGTGCAGAGCCGTGTGAAAATGCTGGAAAAGCTGGAGATACTGGAAGTGGACGATGAAGACACCTCTGCTCTCCGATTAAAGTTTCCTCCTTCTCCCCGCTCAGGCAACTATCCGGTAACCATGGATGGCGTGGGTAAAACCTATGGTGATAAGCTGATATTCAGCAATGCCAGCCTCACTATCGAGCGTGGAGATAAAGTGGCTTTTGTTGGAAAGAACGGTGAAGGTAAGTCTACTTTAGTGAAATGTATCATGAAAGAGATTGAGCATACAGGGACTCTTACTCTGGGGCACAACGTACAAATAGGTTATTTCGCTCAAAACCAGGCTTCACTATTAGATGGGGAACTAACCATTTTTCAAACCATTGATGATGTAGCTGTGGGAGAAATCCGTAATAAGATACGTGATATTTTAGGAGCTTTCATGTTTGGTGGTGAAGAATCCACTAAAAAAGTAAAGGTATTATCGGGAGGAGAGCGTACCCGTCTGGCAATGATTAAACTATTGCTGGAACCGGTGAATCTTCTTATTCTCGATGAGCCTACGAACCACCTCGACCTGAAAACAAAAGATATTCTGAAGTCGGCTTTAAAAGATTTCGACGGAACACTGATCGTAGTATCTCACGACCGTGACTTCCTGGATGGATTAGCTACCAAGGTTTACGAGTTCGGCAACAAGAAAGTAAACGAACATCTTTGCGGTATTTATGAATTCCTTGAAAAGAAAAAGATGGATTCATTGAATGAGCTGGAACGTAATAAATAA
- a CDS encoding secondary thiamine-phosphate synthase enzyme YjbQ: MVAQTEFSLRAKQRGFHLITQEILRNLPELPKTGLLHLFIKHSSAALSINENADPDVRTDMESIFNHLIKERESYYEHVLEGDDDMPAHAKSVIIGPSITIPITNGHLNLGTWQGIYLCEFRNYGGERKIVATVIG; the protein is encoded by the coding sequence ATGGTTGCTCAAACAGAATTCTCACTAAGAGCTAAGCAAAGAGGCTTTCACCTGATTACTCAGGAGATTCTAAGGAACTTGCCGGAACTGCCAAAGACCGGCTTGCTCCATCTGTTCATAAAACATAGTTCTGCCGCACTGAGCATTAATGAAAATGCCGACCCTGATGTGCGCACAGACATGGAATCTATCTTCAACCACCTGATTAAAGAACGCGAGTCCTATTATGAACATGTTCTTGAGGGAGATGACGATATGCCGGCACATGCCAAGTCGGTTATTATAGGACCAAGCATTACAATACCAATAACAAACGGACATCTGAACCTGGGAACCTGGCAAGGCATTTATCTTTGCGAGTTCCGCAATTATGGTGGAGAAAGAAAGATAGTAGCAACCGTAATAGGATAA